CGCGCGGCCGCCCCAGCGCCAGTAGCGAAAGGGCACGGGCCACCCGGGCGATCGGATCGTCCGGCCACTGCGCCAGGACCAGATCGTAGATGGCGAGGGATTCGTGATAGCGCCCGGCGCTGTAGGCCTGGTAGGCGCGCTGCAGGCTGACCTGCGCGTCGGGCGCCGCGGGCGCGGGAGTCGGCGGCGCCTGCTGCTGCACCACCACGACCACGGTGGACGGGCGCGTGAGCGGGGGAGCGGCGTCCGCCGCGGCGTCAGAAGCGGGCTCCGAGAGGGCGGCGGCCAGGGCCGCGCTCGCCGCCTCCGCTGCGGCGGCGGGATCGGTGGCGCCTTGAATGGCAGGCACCGTGGCCTGCTGCGAGGCCGGCACGGAGGCCGGCCCCACCCGTTCCGGAGCCAGCGGCAACGGGGTGTGCGCGGCCGCTCCGGCCGCGGCATTCGGTTCCGGCGGCGCGGAGACCCGCGAAGTTACCAGCGCCACCGGGATCAGCGCGATGGAGACCCCCGCGAAGGTTGCGAACGCCAGCAAGCCGACCGCGCGCCAGTCGATCAGCGGGAGGCCTGCCGTGCGCCCCCGCGGCTTGCGATCCGGAAGCCGGTAGGCCGCGGCGATCGGTTCCGGAGCCGGCGGCTCGGCAGGCGGCTCCGGCGCGGGAGACCGGGCCGCGCCCTCGACCTCCTCCTGGTGGCGACGCGCCTCGCGGCGGCGTTCCGCATCCGCCCGGATGGCCTCCTCGGCTTCCAGGCGCGCGCGCTCGGCAGCCTGGTCGTCGGCGCCAGCTGGCGTCTGCGGCGCCTCCGCCCGGATCCGCCGCAGAACCTCCTGCGGGAGGGTCGCCTCGTCGTAGGCCCGGCGCCGGTCGGGAGAGCCGAGATCGGCCGCGGCCTCCGCCAGGCGCCGCAAAGCCGCACCGGCGCGTTCGCCCGCCGCCGGATCGGCGCTGGCGTCGCGCCGCCGCTCCCAGCTGGCCCGCGCCGCGAGTATCGCCTCGCGCACCTCTTCCGGCCCGGCTTCGGGCCGGAGACCGAGCAGCTCGTAGTGGGTCATGCGGCCGATGCGCGGCCTCAGGGCAGAGGACGCGAGGGTTCCCATCTGGCATCCCCGAGCGGCGTGGCGCACTCGATGCAGTACCGGGCTCCAGCGGGCGCCTGCGCGCCGCAGGCCGGGCACGCGTCCGGCCGGCCGAACGGGGCCGCGCATTCGCCGCAGAACTTCGCCCGCGCGGGGGACAGGGCACCGCACCGGCGGCACTGGACGTCGTCGCTGCCGGAGGACGGCGGGAGGAGCGTGGGGCCGGCAGGCGACGGATCGCCGGATCCTCCGCCCGGCACCATGGCCGACCGAGCACCCGGCAAGGCAGCGGATTCCTCGCCGGGCAAGGCACCAGACTCCGCTTCCGGCAGGGCGTCCGGCCCCGCCGCCGTCAGGGCATGGCGGGAGTTGAAGGCCAGGATGGCCTCGGCCAGCTCCCAGAGCGGCAGGTGCCGGATGACTTCCTCCTGGGCCGCCTCGTCGTCGCCGAGGCCCAGGTCGGCGGCGATCACCGCGCCGCGGCACTCCTCGAGAATGCGGAGGTAGTAGCGCTCCAGGCGGCCGAGCCGATCCTGGCGGACGGCGGGATCGGCCTGGGCCTCGGCCAGCAGTTCCTCGATGCGGCCGTGCGCGAACTGGACCAGGTCGGGATGGTCCACGAGGTACTTGACGGCGCGCAGCGGCCGGTCGAGCGTGCCGATGATGCGCGTATCGAGGAAGGTCATGCCGGGTAGCTTCTGGCGATGCAGGACGATGCCGTTCTCGATCTCGAAGACGCCCCATTGCACTCCCACGACGAAGGCTTCGAGGGCCCGCCGCTTGGTGCGCTCGTCCGGCGGGAAGATGCCCGGGATGGTCTCGAAGGCGCCCGGGTCCTTGGCGATGTGCACCGGTTCGGCCTTGGGCTGCCGCGTCCACTCGCGATAGCGGCCGGCCAGGTCGTCGATCGCCGCGACGCAGCGCAAGGGGAAGCCCGCCACCTCGCGAAGCAGCAGGATCTGGTCGGCGCGCCCGGCGAGGTCGGCAATGCCGATCCGGGCCCCGATCTGGATCTCGTCGACGCACAGCAGCAGGAGGTCCAGGATGCTTGCGAAC
Above is a window of Candidatus Tanganyikabacteria bacterium DNA encoding:
- a CDS encoding tetratricopeptide repeat protein, which encodes MGTLASSALRPRIGRMTHYELLGLRPEAGPEEVREAILAARASWERRRDASADPAAGERAGAALRRLAEAAADLGSPDRRRAYDEATLPQEVLRRIRAEAPQTPAGADDQAAERARLEAEEAIRADAERRREARRHQEEVEGAARSPAPEPPAEPPAPEPIAAAYRLPDRKPRGRTAGLPLIDWRAVGLLAFATFAGVSIALIPVALVTSRVSAPPEPNAAAGAAAHTPLPLAPERVGPASVPASQQATVPAIQGATDPAAAAEAASAALAAALSEPASDAAADAAPPLTRPSTVVVVVQQQAPPTPAPAAPDAQVSLQRAYQAYSAGRYHESLAIYDLVLAQWPDDPIARVARALSLLALGRPRDAEAECRKALAVQPDFPEAHFNLGVALHRQRRDDEAVQAFRRFVDLAPEDRAAPQARGFVARYNLARQRATMARPATR